The DNA window GGCGGACCCCCACCCGAGCGCGTGAGCTGATCATGTTCGTGGTGATGAATCTGATCGGCCTGGGGATCCAGTCCGGCTGCGTGGTGATCTCGTTCTACGTGCTGGGCCTGACCTCGACCACGGCCAGCTTCATCTCCGGCTCCGTGGTGGGCATGGGCCTGGCGATGGTCTTCCGGTTCATCGCCTACCGGTACTGGGTGTTCACCGGCGACGCCGGAGCTCCGGCCGAGGGTGAGGCCCCGGCCGAGGGCGAGGGCCTGCACATGCTCTCCGACCGCGAGCTGGTCACCGGGGAGGTCGAGCAGGTCCAGGCCAAGCCGACTCCGAAGGACTGAGCCCGGGCTTCTGAGGCGTTTCCCAGCGGCAGTCTTCTGCCCGCTCGGCGACAATTCCGGCGTCGTACCCGGGGTGAGATGTCGTCACCTCGGTAGAACTCTCACGGCGGCGGCGCGCAGCGGCTCCGCATTCAGATGTTCAGCGAATATCCCTGGCTCCAGCTGAGCCAGAGGCACGGTCAGGCTCCCGGCGCGGTAGGCGGCATCTGATGCGGCCCTGCTGAGGTGCCGCGGCTTCGGCAGGCCGAGGTGGCGCAGCTGCGGGACCTCCGGGATGCGCCGCGACCTGGCCGGCGCTGGAGCTGTTTGGCGCTGAGACCGTCGTCCGAAGGTCGCAGCAGAGGCAGGGATCGCGTCGTAGTATCCATGCCGCCACCCTTCCGCAGATGAGCAGCAACCTCGCGAAGAAGGGTCGTTTCTGTGGAGAGGGACTCCGGCGCCGCGGTCCGTCTACCCGGTTGTGGACAAATCGCCCCGCACAGAGGGGTGGAGATGTCGTCGAGTGGGTAGAGAGGCGAGCGGGTAGAGATCTGGGGATCAGGCGAGGCCTTCGTTGCGCAGGGCCTGTTCCCACCGGCCCTGACCCCAGACCGGATCCTCCGGCATGCCGTCGATCAGCACCACGGTGCCCCCGTGCGCCCAGGTGGACAGCAGGGCCCCGACGGCGTCGGCGGCCCACTCCGTGCGGGTCACCAGAGCGGTGCCGCCAGCCCCGGCGCCGCCAGTCCCGATGCCGCCTGACTCCACGCCCTCGGGAAGCCGCACGGGCTCCAACGGGGTGAGCAGCTGGTCCGGGTGCTGGCGCACCTCCGCGGAGATGTCGAGCACCCAGGCGGGGATCGCCTGGCCGACGGCGTCCTCGAAGGACTCGTCCAACAGCCCGGGGGAGAGCGCTGCCAGCTCGGCCTGACCCAAGGCGGGGGAGCTCTGCCAGTCCTGCGGGCGGTCAGTCACCGCCAACGACGCCGTCCCTGAGCTGTCCGTGGCGCCGGCCGCGGTCACCACCTGCGCGCCGAGCGAGGAGGCCGCCAGCACGACGGCGGCGGACTTCCAGTGCGGGGCGGAGTCGACCAGCACCCGCGGGGTGGGCTCGGCCGGGTCGAAGATCTCCTCGAGCTCCTCGGTGAAGAGCCCGATCAGCTTCACCGCCCAGTTCTGCAGCACCCGCCCGGAGAGCTCCACACGCTCCGGCTCAGTGCCGTCTGGATCAGTGCTGTCCGGCTCGGCACCGACCTCGCCGTCCGCGCCGCGCGGCCGGTAGCAGACCACGGCTGGCTGCGGCCGCCCGGCGAGCAGCTCCAACAGCTGAGGAAAGTCTTCGGGAACATTCTGGGACGCGGATCCCAATGTGAGGGGTGTCATGGTTGTTCCTCCTGCCCGCCACACCGATGTCTGAGGTGCGATGACGCGGCGTGTCGGGCGAGATCTCGGGGAAAGGAGCCTTATGGGGGCGGATCGTCCGCACTTGACGAAGCTAACTTACGCCAGTGTAATTAGGTAGCAGTTGAAGCAGAGATGATCACACAGGGAGGCCCTGGTTATGGGGAACGCAGAGCGGATCGGCCACGAGCAGCAGGAGCAGACTCCTGCCGCCCGGCGCCCCGGGCTCGACGTCCCTGCTGATTGGTTCGTCGATCCGGCGGACCCTCAGGCAGCCGAACGGCTGGAGCACGGCAAGCCCATCGAGGATCAGGCCACCGCATTCCTCGCCGCCCATGAGGCGGCTGAGAGCGCAGAGCCTTCTGCACAGGACGGTGTGACCGCGCTCAGCGAGGCTCCTTCCCGCCGCGCTGAGCGCGAGAACACTCAGGCCGCCCAGGATAACGTCTGGCTCGGTCTGCCCTCACTGATCCCCGCGGAGCAGATCGAGGGCGAGCTCGCCTGGCAGGTGGACGCGCTGTGCGCCCAGACCGATCCTGAGGCCTTCTTCCCGGAGAAGGGCGGTTCCACCCGGGACGCCAAGAAGGTCTGCGGGGCCTGCACCGTCAAGCAGGAGTGCCTGGACTATGCCCTGGCCAATGACGAGCGGTTCGGCATCTGGGGAGGTCTCTCCGAGCGGGAACGCCGCAAGCTTCGGAAGCGAGCCGTCTGATCGCACCACTGATCGAGCCACATATCGCCGCTGTCGTTCTGTACGGCAGCGGCGATTCGGCGTCTGAGGCGGACGCCACCCGTGCGGCGCTGGCGGCCCAGACCAGGCAGCCCGACGCCGTCATCGAGCTCTCCTCCTCCGCCTACTCCGGTCCCCAGGACCTGTCCCGATCGCTGCGTTCGAAGCTGCTGCGGGACCGACGCCGGGCCGAACAGACCACCTCGCCCGGACCGGCCGGAACCCGGTCCACCCAGCTGTGGCGCACGTTGGAGCGTCAGCTGCCCGAGGGCTTCTCCGCGGAGCATCAGTGGCTCTGGATCCTGCCGGCCGGCACCGTCCCGGAGCCGGAGGCGCTGTCCCACCTGGAGGACCGGCTCTTCACGGTCAAGGATGAGACCACCCACCCCTCGATCCGCGTCATCGGGGCCAAAGTCACCGATGCCGACCACACCCACGGCCGCCGGCTGATCAATGTGGGCCTGGCCGCCGGGCACTCCGGTGAGGTCGTGGCGCTGAACGAGCCCCGTGAACTGGATCAGGGCCAGTACGACGGCCGTGACCGGGTGGCCGGAGTCTCTGCCCACGGCATGCTCGTGGAGTCCTCGCTCTTCGCGGACCTCGGCGGGTTCGACCCGACCCTGCCTGCCGACTATGCCGCGCTGCAGTTCTGCCAGGCAGCCCGCGAGGTCGGCGCTGAAGTGGTCATCGAGCCCACTGCCGTGGTCGGCCGAGAGGTCGCCGCTCCGGGCCAGGACCGTCAGGAGGCCGGGGAGATCGACCCAGCCCGCGTCCACCGCTACGGCGGCACGCTCTACCTGCCTGCCCCGCAGCGTCGGGGTCAGATCAGACGCCGCCTGGCCGCTGCCCATCCGCTGCTCGTCCCGTTCCTCTGGGTGGGGAGGTGGGCGGCGGCCCTGCTGCGCCTAGTCCTGCTGAGCCTGACCAAAGCCCCCGACGCCGGGGTCAGCCAGTTCGTCGCCTCGGCAGGGGCGCTGCTGAACTGGGCCGCTCTGTTCCATGTGCGCAGCTTCCGCGCCAAGGGCCGCAAGGCCGCGTTCATCCGCCGGGAGCGTCAGAACGACGTCGACGCCGGTGAGACGCTGCGCGCCGGTCGCCGCGCCGATGAGCGGCTGCAGCTGAGCTCGGCGCAGCTGCGGGCCCACCGGCGCAAGATGATGACAGCTGAGACGGTCACGCTGCGTCCGGGGGCCGCGCAGGATGAACGCGCTCAGGAACGCGCCCGGCAGGAGGCCGAGGACGAGGCGCTGCTGGCGGTGGGCTCCTCCGACGGCGAATTCGATGAGATGCCCTCCCGCGGCTCCGGGGATCGGCTCGGCCTGTTCCTGATGCTGCTGGCGCTGACCGGGGTCTCCCTGGTGGCCTTCCGCAGCCTGCTCAGTGCTGAGGCGCTGACCGGAGGTGCGGCTCTGCCCGTCTCCGCGTCCCTGCAGGAGGTCCTGCACCACACCACCAGCTTCGTCTCCGCCGAGGGGCTGGGGGACCGGGCCGCCGCTGATCCCTTCTCCTTGATTCTGCTGCTGTTCTCGCTGGTCAGCTTCGGACACGCCTCCACAGTGCTGGTCTGGCTGGTCATCCTGGCTCTGCCGCTGGCTGCGCTGACCGCCTGGTCGGCGGCGGGGCTCTGGACCCGCAGCGCCGTCACCCGCGTGATCGCCAGCCTGCTCTGGGCCGCAGTTCCCACGCTGCACTTGGCCTTGGGCGAGGGGCGGATCGGGACGGTGGCCGCCCATATCCTGCTGCCGCTGGTAGTGCGCAGCACCGTGCGCGCCATCGGCGCCCGCGGCTCCTGGGAGCATGCCACCGGTGCGGCGCTGCTGCTGGCTGTGCTCACCGCGGCGGCTCCGGTGCTGCTGCCGCTGGCTCTGTTGGTGATCGTCACGGTGGCGATCGTGCTCACCGTCCGGGATCCGCAGCGACGCAGCGGCCGGACCCTGTGGCTGATCCCGCTGCCCTCGCTGGCTGTGTCCTTCCCCATGCTGGCCTCGGCCGCGGTGGCGGAGAAGAATGTGCTGGCCACGCTCATCGCCGAGCCTACCCCGCCCACGGCCCCCGGTGTCACCGGTGAGACCGCCCCGCTGTGGCAGCAGCTGCTGGGCCATCACGTCGCCTTCGACCCGGCCGCCGGACTGGCGGGTGCCGGCCAGTCCGGATCGTGGATCTCCGACTACTTCACCGGGGACTTCTGGAGTCTGCGTCTGGCCCTGCTGATCGGTGCTCCGCTACTGATCCTGGCCGGACTGGGCATCTTCAGCGCCGTCTTCCGCCGGGGTCCCAAGCACGACGCCGATCCGGCCGGTCTGCGCAGCGGCACCGCCGTCGCCGTCGGGCTGATCCTGCTGGCCGCACTGGGGCTCTCTGCGCTGGTGGCCCAGCTGGCCGCCGGCGATGACGGGCTGAACGTGCTGCCCGGCAGCGTGGCGCCGCTGGTCTCGGTCATCTCCTTCTGTCTGCTGGCCGCGGGCATCGGGTCTCTGGCCCGGCTGCCCCAGGCGATGCGACGCGTCGGCGGCTACATCACCCCGGTGGCGGCCACGCTGCTGGTGCTCTCGGTGGTGGCCTCGCTGGGCCTGTGGGCGATTCCGCGCAGCACTCCGGCCTCTGAGCTGACCGGCGAGCCGCTGACCGCCGTGCATCAGCAGCCCACGGCGATCGGCCCGGGGGAGGTCCGGCAGATCCCGGCCTCCGCGGCGGATCAGGGCATGGGCCCGGCGCAGCTGCGC is part of the Nesterenkonia lacusekhoensis genome and encodes:
- a CDS encoding GtrA family protein; this encodes MISRLYTTLRDLLLKLWREVAKFGVVGGVAFLIDSATFLWLISGPMHDSHVKSKAIAVAVATLFSWVGNRYWTFRHRRTPTRARELIMFVVMNLIGLGIQSGCVVISFYVLGLTSTTASFISGSVVGMGLAMVFRFIAYRYWVFTGDAGAPAEGEAPAEGEGLHMLSDRELVTGEVEQVQAKPTPKD
- a CDS encoding TIGR03089 family protein, translating into MTPLTLGSASQNVPEDFPQLLELLAGRPQPAVVCYRPRGADGEVGAEPDSTDPDGTEPERVELSGRVLQNWAVKLIGLFTEELEEIFDPAEPTPRVLVDSAPHWKSAAVVLAASSLGAQVVTAAGATDSSGTASLAVTDRPQDWQSSPALGQAELAALSPGLLDESFEDAVGQAIPAWVLDISAEVRQHPDQLLTPLEPVRLPEGVESGGIGTGGAGAGGTALVTRTEWAADAVGALLSTWAHGGTVVLIDGMPEDPVWGQGRWEQALRNEGLA
- a CDS encoding WhiB family transcriptional regulator; this encodes MGNAERIGHEQQEQTPAARRPGLDVPADWFVDPADPQAAERLEHGKPIEDQATAFLAAHEAAESAEPSAQDGVTALSEAPSRRAERENTQAAQDNVWLGLPSLIPAEQIEGELAWQVDALCAQTDPEAFFPEKGGSTRDAKKVCGACTVKQECLDYALANDERFGIWGGLSERERRKLRKRAV